Proteins encoded together in one Thermomonospora curvata DSM 43183 window:
- a CDS encoding coiled-coil domain-containing protein: METPDSTRGARGVRGGLRRAALALAAAAGALVLTSATATSPAAAEPGNEQKIAELTQQIKNLEKEYGGNLEQLRDTRLQAKKALLKVKLLRRDLETARDVVAQLAASRYMSNGLDPTVQVLASDDPNRVLSNASLAHHLSVTQAAKVTEINTLLAQQERARRDAEKKIKILEKEIADIAKERERVRQLLRRYKPESPMVGTGGMTPRMIKVRDEIEEKFGPFPVIGCTRPGDPLDHGSGRACDFMESTAGQMPSPSRLAHGDAVAAYAIRNATRLGIKYIIWKQRIWDVRSSGGWKMMSDRGSITQNHYDHVHISVF, from the coding sequence GTGGAGACCCCTGACTCCACTCGTGGTGCTCGCGGGGTGCGCGGCGGGCTGCGCCGCGCGGCTCTGGCTCTCGCCGCGGCCGCCGGGGCGCTGGTGCTGACCTCCGCGACGGCGACGTCTCCGGCGGCGGCCGAACCGGGCAACGAGCAGAAGATCGCTGAGCTGACTCAGCAGATCAAGAACCTGGAGAAGGAGTACGGGGGCAATCTCGAGCAACTGCGCGACACCCGGCTGCAGGCCAAGAAAGCGCTGCTGAAGGTCAAACTGCTGCGCAGAGACCTGGAGACCGCCCGCGACGTGGTCGCCCAGCTGGCCGCCTCCCGCTACATGAGCAACGGCCTGGACCCGACCGTGCAGGTCCTGGCCAGCGACGACCCCAACCGGGTGCTCAGCAACGCATCCTTGGCCCACCACCTGTCGGTGACCCAGGCGGCCAAGGTCACCGAGATCAACACCCTGCTGGCCCAGCAGGAGCGGGCCCGCCGGGACGCCGAGAAGAAGATCAAGATCCTCGAGAAGGAAATCGCCGACATCGCCAAGGAACGCGAGCGGGTCCGCCAGCTGCTGCGCCGCTACAAGCCGGAATCCCCGATGGTCGGCACCGGCGGCATGACCCCCCGCATGATCAAGGTCCGGGACGAGATCGAAGAGAAGTTCGGCCCGTTCCCGGTGATCGGCTGCACCCGCCCCGGCGACCCGCTGGACCACGGCTCCGGCCGTGCCTGCGACTTCATGGAGAGCACCGCCGGGCAGATGCCCTCTCCCTCCCGCCTGGCCCACGGCGACGCGGTGGCCGCCTACGCCATCAGGAACGCCACTCGCCTGGGCATCAAGTACATCATCTGGAAGCAGCGCATCTGGGACGTCCGCAGCAGCGGCGGCTGGAAGATGATGTCCGACCGCGGCAGCATCACCCAGAACCACTACGACCACGTGCACATCTCGGTCTTCTGA
- a CDS encoding transcriptional regulator, with the protein MPIEQLGFTPPWGTQAEGTLPTSSSQPAQHGSGAALPLPKATAAVQPDTIGADYAAITVAHRRLYWSVQPAQMHPAVVEHTRLGTQLLAETTGVARRVLATALAESLLLAGRIEFFDLRQPEEADQTFVRALQAAGEADDSLLGAAILAHAAFVPGWAGRRDEAAERMRAARTYVRRAPASVEFLAWLDAVEAECETRCGRTREALRLIAHGEEVIAEGNEHASPDWFNWFSPIRLAAFKGSTELKAGHIPQARETLTKVLEGLPAADIKQRSVILGDLAAVEAAAGNPEAACARAEEALDLLTRTWYATGMDRILSVRRDLEPWADRECVRRLDDRLYGWQTTLSALKR; encoded by the coding sequence ATGCCGATTGAGCAGCTTGGCTTCACCCCGCCATGGGGCACTCAGGCCGAAGGCACGCTCCCCACGAGTAGCTCTCAGCCGGCCCAGCATGGCAGCGGAGCCGCCTTGCCCTTGCCGAAGGCCACAGCCGCCGTTCAGCCCGACACCATCGGAGCCGACTATGCCGCCATCACCGTGGCCCACCGCCGCTTGTACTGGAGCGTCCAACCAGCCCAGATGCACCCCGCCGTGGTCGAACACACCCGCTTGGGCACACAGCTGCTGGCTGAAACCACCGGAGTAGCCCGCCGAGTCCTGGCCACTGCGCTGGCTGAGTCCCTACTGTTGGCCGGACGCATCGAGTTCTTCGACCTCCGCCAGCCCGAGGAGGCCGATCAGACCTTCGTCCGCGCCCTGCAAGCCGCAGGCGAGGCCGACGACTCCCTTCTAGGAGCCGCCATCTTGGCCCATGCCGCATTCGTCCCCGGTTGGGCAGGCCGCCGCGACGAGGCCGCCGAGCGCATGCGCGCCGCCCGCACCTACGTCCGCCGAGCCCCCGCATCCGTCGAGTTCCTCGCATGGCTGGATGCCGTAGAAGCCGAGTGCGAGACCCGCTGCGGACGCACCCGTGAGGCCTTGCGCCTGATCGCCCATGGAGAAGAGGTCATCGCCGAAGGCAACGAACACGCCTCACCGGATTGGTTCAACTGGTTCTCACCCATCCGGCTGGCCGCTTTCAAAGGCAGCACCGAACTCAAAGCCGGCCACATCCCCCAAGCCCGCGAAACTCTCACCAAGGTCTTGGAGGGCCTCCCCGCCGCAGACATCAAGCAGCGTAGTGTCATTCTCGGAGACTTGGCCGCCGTCGAGGCAGCCGCAGGCAACCCCGAGGCCGCATGCGCCCGCGCCGAAGAGGCCCTCGATCTCCTGACCCGCACCTGGTATGCCACCGGCATGGACCGCATCCTCAGCGTCCGCCGAGACCTGGAACCATGGGCCGACCGCGAATGCGTACGCCGCCTAGACGACCGCCTGTACGGGTGGCAGACCACCCTCAGCGCGCTGAAGCGTTGA
- a CDS encoding HAD family hydrolase, producing the protein MIQAVVFDVGECLVNETREYGTWADWLGVPRHTFSAVFGAVIARGLDYRETFQVFVPGFDLTEQREKRAAVGQAEWFGEDDLYPDARPTLAALREAGLWVGIAGNQTVRAGGILRELKLPCDMLATSDDWGVAKPDPAFFKAVVREAPCEAGEILYVGDRLDNDIRPAVAVGLKTALIRRGPWGIIQQDDPDADRLPTMRIDSLTELPSRIAEFNASAR; encoded by the coding sequence ATGATCCAGGCTGTTGTCTTCGATGTGGGCGAGTGTCTGGTTAATGAGACTCGGGAGTATGGGACCTGGGCGGACTGGCTGGGGGTGCCTCGGCATACGTTCTCGGCAGTGTTCGGGGCGGTGATCGCCCGGGGGCTGGACTATCGGGAGACGTTCCAGGTGTTCGTCCCTGGGTTTGACCTGACTGAGCAGCGGGAGAAGCGGGCAGCGGTGGGGCAGGCCGAGTGGTTTGGCGAGGATGACCTGTATCCGGATGCACGGCCGACGCTGGCTGCGCTGCGGGAGGCCGGCTTGTGGGTGGGGATCGCAGGGAATCAGACGGTGCGGGCGGGAGGCATCCTGCGGGAACTGAAGCTGCCGTGTGACATGTTGGCCACCTCCGATGACTGGGGGGTGGCCAAGCCGGATCCGGCGTTCTTCAAAGCTGTGGTGCGGGAGGCGCCGTGTGAGGCGGGGGAGATCTTGTATGTGGGGGATCGGCTGGACAACGACATCCGGCCTGCGGTGGCAGTGGGGTTGAAGACGGCGCTGATCCGCCGGGGTCCGTGGGGAATCATCCAGCAGGACGATCCGGATGCGGACCGGTTGCCGACGATGCGGATTGATTCCCTCACGGAGTTGCCCAGCAGAATCGCGGAGTTCAACGCTTCAGCGCGCTGA
- the purL gene encoding phosphoribosylformylglycinamidine synthase subunit PurL, whose amino-acid sequence MSALAAEQTAAEPPVDSVAVAERTPDQRQPYAELGMTEEEYRRVRQILGRRPTAAELAIYSVMWSEHCSYKSSKVHLRQFGEKAPKSDALLVGMGENAGVVDVGRGLAVTFKVESHNHPSYVEPYQGAATGVGGIVRDILSMGARPIAVMDSLRFGPADAPDTQRVLPGVVAGISGYGNSLGLPNIGGETVFDPCYEKNPLVNALCVGVMRHEDIKRAHAPGPGNKVILFGAATGPDGIGGASVLASATFDEESQAKRPSVQVGDPFMEKLLIECCMELYREDLVVGIQDLGAAGVSCATTELAAAGTGGMHIVLDAVPLRDATLRPEEILMSESQERMMAVVEPGKVDRFLQICAKWEIPATVIGEVTDTGRLVMTWRGEVIVDIPPGTAADEGPVYERPYEPPADLASLQADTPGRLARPATAEDLRNTVLWLAASPNLSSKTWITSQYDRYVLGNTVLAMPEDAGVIRLDEESGLGVAISLDGNGRYTRLDPYAGAQLALSEAYRNVAATGARPLAVTNCLNFGSPEDPGVMWQFARAVEGLADACQALGVPVTGGNVSFYNQTDDQPINPTPVVGVLGVHDDVRRRVGMAFPGEGHLLVLLGETREEFGGSEWAHVVYGHLGGLPPLVDLAAERALASVLIAAAREGLLSGAHDISDGGLSQALVESCLRGGLGCRITLPGDPFVTLFSESVARAVVAVRPGGEARLAKLCEAAGVPATQLGRVGGDSFIVEGLFSIPLHELREAHERLLPSYA is encoded by the coding sequence TTGTCGGCCCTGGCCGCAGAGCAGACCGCGGCCGAGCCGCCGGTCGACTCGGTGGCGGTGGCGGAGCGGACGCCCGACCAGCGGCAGCCGTACGCCGAGCTGGGCATGACCGAGGAGGAGTACCGGCGGGTCCGCCAGATTCTGGGGCGCCGGCCCACCGCCGCCGAGCTGGCGATCTACTCGGTGATGTGGAGCGAGCACTGCTCCTACAAGAGTTCCAAGGTGCACCTGCGGCAGTTCGGCGAAAAAGCCCCCAAGAGCGATGCGCTGCTGGTCGGCATGGGCGAGAACGCCGGCGTGGTGGACGTCGGGCGCGGGCTCGCGGTCACCTTCAAGGTCGAATCCCACAATCACCCGTCCTATGTGGAGCCCTACCAGGGCGCGGCGACCGGGGTGGGCGGGATCGTCCGCGACATCCTGTCGATGGGCGCCCGGCCGATCGCGGTGATGGACTCGCTGCGGTTCGGGCCCGCCGACGCCCCCGACACCCAGCGGGTGCTGCCCGGCGTGGTCGCCGGCATCAGCGGCTACGGCAACTCCCTGGGGCTGCCCAACATCGGCGGGGAGACCGTCTTCGACCCCTGCTATGAGAAGAACCCGCTGGTGAACGCGCTGTGCGTGGGGGTGATGCGGCACGAGGACATCAAACGGGCCCACGCCCCCGGCCCCGGCAACAAGGTGATCCTGTTCGGCGCGGCCACCGGCCCGGACGGCATCGGCGGCGCCTCGGTGCTGGCCTCGGCGACCTTCGATGAGGAATCGCAGGCCAAGCGGCCCAGCGTGCAGGTCGGCGACCCGTTCATGGAAAAGCTCCTCATCGAGTGCTGCATGGAGCTGTACCGCGAGGACCTCGTGGTCGGCATCCAGGACCTGGGCGCGGCCGGCGTCTCCTGCGCCACCACCGAGCTGGCGGCGGCCGGCACCGGCGGGATGCACATCGTGCTGGACGCGGTGCCGCTGCGGGACGCCACGCTGCGTCCCGAGGAGATCCTGATGAGCGAATCGCAGGAACGCATGATGGCCGTGGTCGAACCCGGCAAGGTCGACCGGTTCCTGCAGATCTGCGCCAAGTGGGAGATCCCCGCCACCGTGATCGGCGAGGTCACCGACACCGGGCGGCTGGTGATGACCTGGCGCGGCGAGGTGATCGTGGACATCCCGCCGGGCACCGCCGCCGACGAGGGGCCGGTCTATGAGCGGCCGTACGAGCCGCCCGCGGACCTGGCCTCGCTGCAGGCCGACACCCCCGGCCGGCTGGCCCGTCCCGCCACCGCCGAGGACCTGCGCAACACCGTGCTGTGGCTGGCGGCCTCCCCCAACCTGTCGTCCAAGACCTGGATCACCTCCCAGTACGACCGGTACGTGCTGGGCAACACGGTGCTGGCCATGCCCGAGGACGCCGGGGTGATCCGCCTGGACGAGGAAAGCGGCCTGGGCGTGGCGATCTCGCTGGACGGCAACGGCCGCTACACCCGGCTGGACCCGTACGCGGGGGCCCAGCTGGCGCTGTCGGAGGCGTACCGGAACGTGGCGGCCACCGGGGCGCGCCCGCTGGCGGTGACCAACTGCCTGAACTTCGGCTCCCCCGAAGACCCGGGCGTGATGTGGCAGTTCGCCCGGGCCGTGGAAGGGCTGGCCGACGCCTGCCAGGCGCTGGGCGTGCCGGTCACCGGCGGCAACGTCAGCTTCTACAACCAGACCGACGACCAGCCGATCAACCCGACCCCGGTGGTGGGGGTGCTGGGCGTGCACGACGACGTGCGCCGCCGGGTCGGCATGGCCTTCCCCGGCGAGGGGCACCTGCTGGTACTGCTGGGCGAGACCCGCGAGGAGTTCGGCGGCTCCGAATGGGCGCACGTGGTCTACGGCCACCTGGGCGGCCTGCCGCCGCTGGTGGACCTGGCCGCCGAACGGGCCCTGGCCTCGGTGCTGATCGCCGCGGCCCGCGAGGGCCTGCTGTCGGGGGCGCACGACATCTCCGACGGCGGCCTGTCGCAGGCCCTGGTGGAGTCCTGCCTGCGCGGCGGCCTGGGCTGCCGGATCACGCTGCCGGGCGACCCGTTCGTCACCCTCTTCAGCGAGTCCGTGGCCCGCGCCGTGGTGGCCGTCCGCCCCGGCGGCGAGGCCCGCCTGGCCAAGCTGTGCGAGGCCGCCGGCGTCCCGGCGACCCAGCTGGGCCGCGTCGGCGGCGACTCCTTCATCGTCGAGGGCCTGTTCTCCATCCCGCTGCACGAGCTGCGCGAGGCCCACGAACGCCTCCTGCCCAGCTACGCCTGA
- the purQ gene encoding phosphoribosylformylglycinamidine synthase subunit PurQ produces MNAARVGVITFPGSLDDRDAARAVRLAGAEPVALWHADRDLRGVDAVILPGGFSYGDYLRAGAISRFAPVMDALIPAVRDGLPVLGICNGFQVLCEAHLLPGALLPNAGLHFVCRDQRLRIENTDTAWTADYTTGQEVVIPVKNRDGRYFADPETLAELEGEGRVVARYLDLNPNGSLNDIAGICNEAGNIVGLMPHPEHAVESLTGPSTDGLGFFTSIVKAGLKQVGVG; encoded by the coding sequence ATGAACGCTGCCCGGGTGGGGGTCATCACCTTCCCTGGATCTCTCGACGATCGCGACGCCGCGCGGGCCGTCCGGCTGGCCGGCGCCGAACCCGTCGCGCTGTGGCACGCCGACCGCGACCTGCGGGGTGTGGACGCGGTCATCCTGCCCGGCGGTTTCTCCTACGGCGACTACCTGCGGGCCGGCGCCATCTCCCGGTTCGCGCCGGTGATGGACGCGCTGATCCCGGCCGTCCGGGACGGGCTGCCGGTGCTGGGCATCTGCAACGGTTTCCAGGTGCTGTGCGAGGCGCACCTGCTGCCCGGCGCGCTGCTGCCCAACGCTGGCCTGCATTTCGTCTGCCGCGACCAGCGGCTGCGCATCGAGAACACCGACACGGCCTGGACCGCGGACTACACCACGGGCCAAGAGGTGGTCATCCCGGTCAAGAACCGCGACGGCCGCTATTTCGCCGACCCGGAAACCCTCGCCGAACTGGAAGGCGAGGGCCGGGTGGTGGCCCGTTACCTCGACCTCAACCCCAACGGCTCGCTGAACGACATCGCCGGGATCTGCAACGAGGCGGGCAACATCGTCGGCCTCATGCCGCACCCCGAGCACGCCGTCGAGTCGCTGACCGGGCCGTCCACCGACGGGCTGGGCTTTTTCACCTCGATCGTGAAGGCCGGGCTCAAGCAGGTGGGCGTCGGCTGA
- a CDS encoding ATP-binding protein, with protein MGFSLALPRESLSIRILRRVLGDALRGLGVAEDCIGDILVAASEACTNVVQHSRTPLDYEVIARVNDGVCALTVTDHGRGLTSGPAAGDPEQAESGRGIKIMHALMDDVTFDTRPGYGTAVHMSKRLTWKDEAPLRRLQGDLVHSAR; from the coding sequence ATGGGGTTCTCGCTCGCGCTGCCACGCGAGTCGCTGAGCATCCGGATACTGCGCCGGGTTCTCGGCGACGCGCTGCGCGGCTTGGGCGTCGCCGAGGACTGCATCGGCGACATCCTCGTCGCCGCCTCCGAGGCCTGTACCAATGTGGTCCAGCACTCGCGCACCCCGCTGGACTACGAGGTCATCGCCCGGGTGAACGACGGCGTGTGCGCACTGACCGTCACCGATCACGGCCGCGGGCTGACCAGCGGGCCCGCCGCAGGCGACCCCGAGCAGGCCGAGTCCGGCCGCGGCATCAAGATCATGCACGCCCTGATGGACGACGTGACTTTCGACACCCGCCCCGGGTACGGCACCGCGGTCCACATGTCCAAGCGGCTGACCTGGAAAGACGAGGCCCCGCTACGGCGACTCCAGGGCGATCTGGTGCACAGCGCCAGGTAG
- the purS gene encoding phosphoribosylformylglycinamidine synthase subunit PurS — protein MARVVVDVMLKPEILDPQGRAIARKLPQMNFDGVISVRQGKRFELELAGPADEAALEKVRQIAATLLVNPVIEDFEVRVLGD, from the coding sequence GTGGCACGGGTCGTGGTCGACGTCATGCTCAAGCCGGAGATCCTGGATCCCCAGGGACGGGCCATCGCCCGCAAACTGCCCCAGATGAACTTCGACGGCGTCATCTCGGTGCGCCAGGGCAAGCGGTTCGAGCTGGAGCTGGCCGGGCCCGCCGACGAGGCCGCCCTGGAGAAGGTGCGCCAGATCGCCGCGACGCTGCTGGTCAACCCGGTCATCGAGGACTTCGAGGTACGGGTGCTGGGCGATTGA
- a CDS encoding SDR family NAD(P)-dependent oxidoreductase yields the protein MRTPIAGGPGRAGRTPSLAGRRVLITGAARGIGAALADRLHARGARVALAGLEPQLLAEVAARCGNAPWRACDVADREQVEAAVEHAAQALGGLDVVVACAGVAAQLPLVGGDPAVMEQTVRVNLLGTYYTLRAAGPHISHPRGYALAVASLAAAVHPPLMGAYSASKAAVEALGNTLRAELRPYGARAGVAYFAELDTDMTHRGFGTRAAAALMGSGPAKALLSRVAPLQVGIDALERGIARRSARIVAPWWVAAALPARTFLQPVIDRAAQRHLRRALEIARDEHAPLTTPQPDSGGAS from the coding sequence ATGCGCACACCGATCGCGGGCGGGCCGGGACGAGCCGGCCGGACGCCCTCCCTGGCCGGGCGGCGGGTGCTGATCACCGGGGCGGCCCGGGGGATCGGCGCGGCGCTGGCCGACCGGCTGCATGCGCGCGGCGCCCGCGTGGCGCTGGCCGGGCTGGAACCGCAACTGCTGGCCGAGGTCGCGGCGCGCTGCGGGAACGCCCCCTGGCGGGCCTGCGACGTGGCCGACCGCGAGCAGGTCGAGGCCGCCGTCGAGCACGCGGCGCAGGCCCTGGGCGGGCTGGACGTGGTGGTGGCCTGCGCGGGGGTCGCCGCGCAACTGCCGCTGGTCGGCGGGGACCCGGCGGTGATGGAACAGACGGTGCGGGTCAACCTGCTCGGCACCTACTACACGCTGCGCGCCGCAGGCCCGCACATCTCCCATCCGCGCGGCTACGCACTGGCGGTGGCGTCGCTGGCGGCGGCGGTGCACCCGCCCTTGATGGGCGCCTACAGCGCCTCCAAGGCGGCCGTCGAGGCCCTGGGCAACACCTTGCGAGCCGAGCTGCGCCCCTACGGGGCGCGCGCCGGGGTCGCCTACTTCGCCGAACTCGACACCGACATGACCCACCGGGGGTTCGGCACGCGGGCGGCGGCCGCGCTCATGGGTTCCGGACCGGCCAAGGCGCTGCTGTCGCGGGTGGCCCCGCTGCAGGTGGGCATCGACGCGCTGGAGCGGGGCATCGCCCGGCGCTCCGCCCGGATCGTGGCGCCCTGGTGGGTGGCGGCCGCCCTGCCGGCCCGCACGTTCCTGCAGCCCGTCATCGACCGCGCCGCCCAGCGCCACCTGCGCCGCGCGCTGGAGATCGCCCGGGACGAGCACGCCCCGCTGACCACCCCCCAGCCGGACTCGGGCGGCGCCTCATGA
- a CDS encoding carboxymuconolactone decarboxylase family protein → MTAPAARDRSPRIAPGGLRQVGPFTWLLARISGRIAGTGPLALFLTLGRHRRLFHAWLWFAGRLMPGGRLPRRESELVILRVAHLRGCRYEWEHHVRLGHRAGLGPADIDRVTQGPGAEGWTPRERALLTAADRLHHHRDLDDDTWRLLREHLTEPECIELCMLASHYEMLATVIAALRIQPDAPR, encoded by the coding sequence ATGACCGCCCCCGCAGCTCGTGATCGTTCCCCTCGGATCGCTCCCGGCGGGCTGCGCCAGGTCGGCCCGTTCACCTGGCTGCTGGCGCGCATTTCCGGCCGGATCGCCGGCACCGGCCCGCTCGCGCTGTTTTTGACCCTGGGACGGCACCGCCGGCTGTTCCACGCCTGGCTGTGGTTCGCCGGCCGGCTCATGCCCGGCGGCCGGCTGCCCCGCCGCGAGAGCGAACTGGTCATCTTGCGCGTGGCCCACCTGCGCGGCTGCCGCTACGAGTGGGAGCACCACGTCCGGCTCGGCCACCGCGCCGGCCTGGGCCCGGCCGACATCGACCGGGTCACCCAGGGGCCCGGCGCCGAGGGCTGGACGCCTCGGGAGCGCGCCCTGCTGACCGCCGCCGACCGGCTGCACCACCACCGGGACCTCGACGACGACACCTGGCGGCTGCTGCGCGAGCACCTCACCGAGCCCGAGTGCATCGAGCTGTGCATGCTGGCCTCCCACTACGAGATGCTCGCCACCGTCATCGCGGCCCTGCGCATCCAGCCCGACGCACCCCGCTAG
- a CDS encoding TetR/AcrR family transcriptional regulator → MVSSPPRRLPRGRHALAPEEVARRQRERLMLAMAQAMSDKGFAATSVEDVLKRAAVSRQSFYRLFSSKLDCFLAAFDEAARLLEERLIAAVGKTGDPLERFERGITAYLEMLAAEPAYSRLFLIEGYAAGPQAIERRLAFQQRLTDLLAEVLDVRTEGGRFACRAVVAATATLVTGPLLTGDAAALRAVGEEIVAHVRRLRAGGVL, encoded by the coding sequence GTGGTCTCCTCCCCGCCGCGGCGGCTGCCCCGGGGACGGCACGCGCTCGCCCCGGAGGAAGTCGCCCGAAGACAGCGCGAGCGGCTGATGCTGGCGATGGCCCAGGCGATGAGCGACAAGGGCTTCGCCGCCACCTCGGTCGAGGACGTCCTCAAACGCGCGGCGGTGTCCCGGCAGAGCTTCTACCGGCTGTTCTCCTCCAAGCTCGACTGTTTTCTGGCCGCCTTCGACGAGGCCGCCCGGCTGCTGGAGGAACGGCTCATCGCGGCGGTGGGAAAGACCGGCGACCCGTTGGAACGCTTCGAGCGCGGTATCACCGCCTACCTGGAGATGCTGGCCGCCGAGCCCGCCTACTCCCGGCTGTTCCTCATCGAGGGGTACGCCGCCGGGCCACAGGCGATCGAGCGGCGGCTGGCCTTCCAGCAGCGGCTGACCGACCTGCTGGCCGAGGTGCTCGACGTGCGCACCGAGGGCGGGCGTTTCGCCTGCCGGGCGGTCGTCGCGGCCACCGCCACACTGGTCACCGGCCCGCTGCTGACCGGTGATGCGGCGGCCCTGCGCGCCGTGGGCGAGGAGATCGTCGCCCATGTGCGCCGCCTGCGCGCCGGCGGCGTCCTGTGA
- a CDS encoding lipase family protein translates to MSARTRRGLRALMATCLGVALTITPVAAGPAAADTVPAPADDPFYKPPTPLPDGRPGDIIRSRASAFTLQPIRKTPRADVKSWQVLYRSQSATGEDIAVSGTVLVPTKPWTGTGGRPLLSYAVGTRGIGDSCAPSYTLSQGTDYEGLIISAALDKGWAVAVTDMQGLGTPGMHTYEVGRAQGKAVLDIARAAQRLPGTGLNEQTPVGVWGYSQGGTSAGWAAELAASYAPELNLKGVVAGGVPADLIAVAENLEGSATVALAFLAAVGYDAAYPELKLESYLNDAGRKLLASSQDICLASVDGITTVIGTAFSKFTDYATVNPLTTETWRRRLNENKLGSTRPSAPVLQVHGRIDAIIPFAQAETLRKNWCALGADLTWKVYPLAGHAPGIVRQVPDALSFLSDRFAGLPAQSNC, encoded by the coding sequence GTGTCGGCGCGGACGCGGCGGGGCCTGCGCGCGCTGATGGCCACCTGCCTGGGCGTCGCGCTGACGATCACGCCCGTGGCCGCCGGCCCGGCCGCCGCCGACACCGTCCCGGCACCGGCCGACGACCCGTTCTACAAGCCCCCGACCCCGCTGCCCGACGGCCGTCCCGGCGACATCATCCGCTCCCGGGCCTCGGCGTTCACCCTGCAGCCGATCCGCAAGACCCCGCGCGCGGACGTGAAGTCCTGGCAGGTGCTCTACCGCTCGCAGTCGGCGACCGGCGAGGACATCGCGGTCTCGGGCACCGTGCTCGTCCCGACCAAGCCCTGGACCGGCACCGGCGGCCGCCCGCTGCTGTCGTACGCCGTCGGCACCCGCGGCATCGGCGACTCCTGCGCCCCGTCCTACACCCTCTCCCAGGGCACCGACTACGAGGGCCTGATCATCTCCGCCGCCCTCGACAAGGGCTGGGCCGTGGCCGTCACCGACATGCAGGGCCTGGGCACCCCCGGCATGCACACCTACGAGGTCGGACGCGCCCAGGGCAAGGCGGTGCTCGACATCGCCCGCGCCGCCCAGCGCCTGCCCGGCACCGGCCTGAACGAGCAGACCCCGGTCGGGGTGTGGGGCTACTCCCAGGGCGGCACCTCCGCCGGCTGGGCCGCCGAACTGGCCGCCTCCTACGCCCCCGAGCTCAACCTCAAGGGCGTGGTCGCCGGCGGCGTCCCCGCCGACCTGATCGCGGTGGCCGAGAACCTGGAGGGCAGCGCCACGGTGGCGCTGGCCTTCCTGGCCGCGGTGGGCTACGACGCCGCCTACCCGGAGCTGAAGCTGGAGAGCTACCTCAACGACGCCGGCCGCAAGCTGCTGGCCTCCAGCCAGGACATCTGCCTGGCCAGCGTGGACGGCATCACCACCGTCATCGGCACCGCCTTCTCCAAGTTCACCGACTACGCCACCGTCAACCCGCTGACCACCGAGACCTGGCGGCGCCGCCTGAACGAGAACAAGCTCGGCTCCACCCGCCCGTCCGCCCCCGTCCTGCAGGTCCACGGCCGCATCGACGCGATCATCCCCTTCGCCCAGGCCGAGACGCTGCGCAAGAACTGGTGCGCCCTGGGCGCCGACCTGACCTGGAAGGTCTACCCGCTGGCCGGCCACGCGCCGGGCATCGTCCGCCAGGTCCCCGACGCCCTGTCCTTCCTGTCGGACCGCTTCGCCGGTCTCCCCGCGCAGAGCAACTGCTGA
- a CDS encoding protein-tyrosine phosphatase family protein — MTAPLAGAIRLPDGAWVRGRGLRGPAPGGPDPHFGLYLGSARLRRRCDAALPWPAEWIRWPDFLLPTDWDEAARAIADLHERARSGQAVEVACHGGVGRTGTVLACLATRAGLPPRQAVAWAREHHHRRAVETPWQRRWVAWFAAR; from the coding sequence ATGACGGCACCGCTCGCCGGCGCGATCCGGCTCCCGGACGGGGCCTGGGTCCGCGGCCGTGGCCTGCGCGGTCCCGCCCCCGGCGGCCCGGACCCCCACTTCGGGCTCTACCTGGGCTCCGCTCGCCTGCGACGCCGCTGCGACGCCGCCCTGCCGTGGCCCGCCGAGTGGATCCGCTGGCCGGACTTCCTGCTGCCCACCGACTGGGACGAGGCCGCCCGCGCCATCGCCGACCTGCACGAACGAGCCCGCTCGGGCCAGGCCGTAGAGGTCGCCTGCCATGGGGGCGTCGGCCGGACCGGCACCGTCCTGGCCTGCCTGGCCACCCGCGCGGGTCTGCCTCCCCGGCAGGCCGTCGCCTGGGCCCGCGAGCACCATCACCGCCGCGCGGTCGAGACCCCCTGGCAGCGCCGCTGGGTGGCCTGGTTCGCCGCCCGCTGA